From Butyricimonas paravirosa, one genomic window encodes:
- the serC gene encoding 3-phosphoserine/phosphohydroxythreonine transaminase, translating into MRKHIFNAGPCKLPDSTLENVSKAVLEFGNTGQSIMEVSHRSADFQAVYEEAVALFKEVLNIPEGYSVLFLGGGASMQFCMIPFNFLKTKAAYVNTGTWSTAAIKEAKMWGEVEIVASSEADGFTYYPEFTIPSDVDYMHITSNNTIRGTEIFYDPTSPVPLICDMSSDICSRPVDVSKYAMIYGGCQKNLGPAGVTFVIIKDDFLNNVVADRMIPTMLRYKTHVDKESMYNTPPCINIFGVKETLKWVKAMGGVEAMEKLAIERADMLYAELERSKVFRPVVKEGSRSRMNIPFLLREGYESLEKEFLDFAKTKNLVGLKGHRSVGGFRASTYNACTIEDVKALVAAMQEFEAKHI; encoded by the coding sequence ATGAGAAAACACATTTTTAATGCCGGACCATGTAAATTGCCGGATTCTACATTGGAAAATGTATCAAAAGCAGTATTAGAGTTCGGTAACACGGGACAATCAATCATGGAAGTGTCTCACCGTTCTGCAGATTTTCAAGCTGTTTACGAAGAGGCTGTTGCCTTGTTCAAAGAAGTATTGAATATTCCGGAAGGATACTCGGTTCTTTTCTTGGGTGGTGGTGCTAGTATGCAGTTCTGCATGATCCCCTTCAACTTCTTGAAAACGAAAGCTGCCTATGTAAATACCGGAACTTGGTCAACTGCAGCTATTAAAGAGGCTAAAATGTGGGGTGAAGTTGAAATCGTTGCTTCTTCTGAGGCTGACGGATTTACTTATTATCCTGAATTCACGATTCCTTCAGACGTGGATTACATGCACATCACTTCAAACAACACGATCCGCGGTACGGAAATTTTCTATGATCCGACTTCTCCGGTACCTTTGATTTGTGATATGTCTTCTGATATTTGCAGCCGTCCGGTTGACGTGTCTAAATATGCCATGATCTATGGGGGATGCCAGAAGAACCTCGGACCTGCCGGTGTTACCTTCGTGATCATTAAAGATGATTTCTTGAACAACGTGGTAGCTGACAGAATGATCCCGACTATGTTGAGATACAAAACTCACGTGGATAAAGAATCAATGTACAACACTCCTCCATGTATCAATATTTTCGGGGTGAAAGAAACCTTGAAATGGGTAAAAGCAATGGGTGGTGTTGAAGCTATGGAGAAATTAGCTATCGAAAGAGCTGATATGCTTTATGCTGAATTGGAAAGAAGCAAAGTATTCCGTCCGGTTGTAAAAGAAGGTTCTCGTTCAAGAATGAACATTCCTTTCTTGTTAAGAGAAGGATACGAGTCATTGGAGAAAGAATTCCTTGATTTCGCTAAGACTAAAAACTTGGTAGGATTGAAAGGACACCGTTCAGTAGGTGGATTCCGTGCTTCTACTTACAACGCTTGTACAATCGAAGACGTGAAAGCTTTGGTTGCTGCAATGCAAGAATTTGAAGCAAAACATATCTAA
- a CDS encoding N-acetylmuramoyl-L-alanine amidase: MDVFSISNSPFSIVNHRLMGGGVIHLECPKNRRGLGEPDMIILHYTGGTSAMSSAKFLVRQDVKSSAHVVIGRDGQVIQLVSFNIEAWHAGKSSYGGRNELNHYSIGIELDNLGQLRLERGKFVAECGREVPVKEVYTEDLGEVPTYWHDYTDVQMRVLNEVCGLLVATYPIGDIVGHSDVTSRKVDPGPALRVADWIRYY; the protein is encoded by the coding sequence ATGGATGTATTTTCAATTTCTAATTCACCATTTTCAATTGTCAATCACAGGTTGATGGGTGGTGGGGTGATTCATCTGGAATGCCCGAAGAATAGACGGGGGCTAGGAGAGCCGGATATGATTATTTTACATTACACGGGAGGTACTAGTGCCATGTCTTCGGCAAAATTCTTGGTAAGGCAGGACGTGAAGTCCTCGGCGCATGTGGTGATCGGACGGGACGGGCAGGTGATACAGCTGGTGTCGTTTAATATCGAGGCTTGGCATGCTGGGAAGAGCAGTTACGGGGGAAGGAACGAGCTGAATCATTACTCGATCGGGATCGAGCTGGATAACTTGGGGCAGTTGCGACTGGAAAGGGGAAAGTTCGTGGCGGAGTGTGGGCGTGAAGTTCCCGTGAAGGAGGTGTACACGGAGGATTTGGGAGAGGTGCCGACGTACTGGCATGACTACACGGACGTGCAGATGCGGGTGTTGAACGAGGTGTGTGGTTTGCTGGTAGCTACTTACCCGATCGGGGATATCGTGGGACATTCGGACGTGACGTCGAGGAAAGTGGACCCGGGACCGGCGTTGAGGGTGGCGGACTGGATTCGGTATTATTGA
- a CDS encoding sugar transferase encodes MFVKCFFDRGMALFGLLVCSPIFLIVSMLIKIKMPEGPVIFKQKRVGKDGKLFTMYKFRTMAMEHGGSSISVAGESRITPLGAVLRKYKLDELPELWNVLVGNMSFVGPRPDVPGYADHLRGEERLILKLRPGITGPASLKYANEETILAYVVDPVRYNDEIIFPDKVKINLDYYYNHTFFGDIRLILQTIFRSYEFAKLSIISQVRNQK; translated from the coding sequence ATGTTTGTCAAATGTTTCTTTGACCGAGGGATGGCATTGTTTGGTTTATTGGTGTGTAGTCCGATTTTCTTGATTGTGAGTATGCTTATTAAAATAAAGATGCCAGAAGGTCCTGTGATTTTTAAGCAGAAACGAGTTGGAAAAGATGGTAAATTGTTTACAATGTATAAATTTCGAACGATGGCAATGGAGCATGGAGGTTCATCAATTTCTGTGGCGGGGGAAAGTCGTATCACGCCTTTGGGAGCTGTGTTGCGCAAGTATAAGTTGGATGAGTTGCCCGAATTATGGAATGTATTGGTTGGCAATATGAGTTTTGTTGGTCCTCGTCCTGATGTGCCAGGATATGCGGATCATTTGAGAGGTGAAGAACGATTGATTTTAAAACTTCGTCCAGGAATAACAGGGCCTGCTTCGTTAAAGTATGCTAACGAAGAAACAATATTAGCTTACGTTGTAGATCCGGTAAGGTATAATGATGAAATTATATTTCCGGATAAAGTGAAAATTAATCTTGATTACTATTATAATCACACGTTTTTTGGCGATATCCGTTTGATTCTTCAAACAATATTCCGTTCGTATGAGTTTGCAAAGTTATCTATAATATCTCAAGTTAGAAATCAAAAATGA
- a CDS encoding glycosyltransferase, with the protein MDFSVCTSVYRNDKPEYLDLALKSIINQTVPPNEIVLVIDGPISSKLEKIIQDALEHFKLKVIRLQENQGLGIAMKIGVEAASCELIARMDSDDIALSDRFEKQINCFKADENLSIVGGAITEFIDEPTNIVAKRQCPKSDEEIKKYMKSRCGLNHMTVMFKRSEILKVGNYQDWFWNEDYYLWIRMILANCKFYNLSDVLVNVRVGKDMYARRAGWRYFKSEMALQKYMRKERLISLWHFGYNVGIRFVIQLLMPNNLRGIIFRNFFRTKIQ; encoded by the coding sequence ATGGATTTTTCTGTATGTACATCTGTTTATCGAAATGATAAACCAGAATATTTAGATTTGGCTTTAAAAAGTATTATTAATCAAACAGTTCCACCAAATGAGATTGTTCTGGTTATAGATGGGCCAATTTCAAGCAAGTTAGAGAAAATAATACAGGACGCTTTGGAACATTTTAAATTGAAAGTTATTCGTTTACAAGAAAATCAAGGTTTAGGCATTGCAATGAAAATAGGGGTCGAAGCTGCGTCATGTGAACTAATTGCACGTATGGATAGTGACGATATTGCTTTGTCTGATCGTTTTGAAAAACAAATAAATTGTTTTAAAGCAGATGAAAATTTGTCTATCGTAGGAGGTGCTATTACAGAATTTATTGACGAACCAACAAATATTGTTGCTAAGCGACAATGTCCTAAGTCGGATGAAGAAATAAAGAAATATATGAAATCTCGTTGTGGCTTAAATCATATGACAGTGATGTTTAAGAGGTCAGAAATATTGAAAGTTGGTAATTATCAAGATTGGTTTTGGAATGAAGATTATTATTTGTGGATTCGAATGATATTAGCTAATTGTAAATTTTACAATCTATCTGATGTGTTAGTCAATGTTCGAGTTGGGAAAGATATGTATGCTCGTCGGGCTGGCTGGAGATATTTTAAAAGTGAAATGGCCTTGCAAAAATATATGAGAAAAGAAAGGCTAATATCTTTATGGCATTTTGGATATAATGTTGGGATTCGTTTTGTTATTCAGTTGCTTATGCCTAATAATTTGAGAGGAATTATTTTTAGAAATTTCTTTAGAACCAAAATCCAGTAA
- the gcvT gene encoding glycine cleavage system aminomethyltransferase GcvT — protein MKTTPFTHFHEELGARMAPFAGYNMPIEYTGIKDEHNTVREKVGVFDVSHMGEFWVKGPKAFELVQKITSNDVAALTDGKIQYSCFPNETGGIVDDLLVYRFSAEKYLLVVNAANIEKDWAWCTKWAKELGMNVDTDLENASDNICQLAVQGPLALKAMQKLTTANVVDMEYYTFQEIPFAGIDKVIFSTTGYTGAGGCEIYAYVKDAEKLWHAVFEAGAEFGIKPAGLGSRDTLRLEAGFCLYGHEIDDDHSPIEAGLGWITKFVPGNDFINRAYHEKMKADKPSRYMKPFELQDKGIARQGYVIEDAEGNEIGVVCSGTVSPWTGKSIGTGYVKSGFHKLDTEIFIRVRNKALKAKIVKTPFF, from the coding sequence ATGAAGACTACTCCATTTACACATTTCCATGAGGAGCTTGGGGCAAGAATGGCTCCTTTTGCCGGCTACAATATGCCGATTGAATATACCGGTATTAAAGACGAACACAACACGGTTCGTGAAAAAGTGGGTGTATTTGATGTTTCTCACATGGGTGAATTCTGGGTAAAAGGCCCGAAAGCTTTCGAATTGGTACAGAAGATTACTTCTAACGATGTAGCAGCTCTCACGGATGGTAAAATCCAGTATAGCTGTTTTCCGAATGAAACGGGTGGTATCGTGGATGACCTTTTGGTATATCGTTTCAGTGCCGAAAAATATTTGTTGGTTGTGAATGCTGCCAATATCGAGAAGGACTGGGCATGGTGTACGAAATGGGCAAAAGAATTAGGTATGAACGTGGATACCGATTTGGAAAACGCTTCTGATAATATTTGCCAGCTTGCCGTTCAAGGTCCTTTGGCATTGAAGGCAATGCAAAAATTAACCACGGCTAACGTGGTAGATATGGAATATTATACTTTCCAAGAGATCCCGTTTGCAGGAATCGATAAAGTGATCTTCTCCACGACTGGATATACCGGAGCGGGTGGTTGCGAGATTTATGCATACGTGAAAGATGCCGAGAAACTTTGGCATGCCGTGTTTGAGGCTGGGGCTGAATTCGGAATCAAACCTGCCGGGTTAGGTTCTCGTGATACCTTGCGTTTGGAAGCAGGTTTCTGCTTGTACGGACACGAAATTGACGATGATCATTCTCCTATCGAGGCTGGTTTGGGCTGGATCACGAAATTCGTGCCGGGAAATGATTTCATTAACCGTGCTTATCATGAAAAAATGAAAGCAGATAAGCCGAGCCGTTACATGAAACCGTTCGAACTTCAAGATAAGGGTATTGCTCGCCAAGGATACGTGATCGAGGATGCAGAAGGAAACGAGATCGGGGTTGTTTGCTCCGGAACTGTTTCTCCCTGGACCGGGAAGTCAATCGGTACGGGATACGTGAAGAGTGGTTTCCACAAGCTGGATACGGAGATCTTCATTCGTGTAAGAAACAAAGCTTTGAAAGCTAAAATTGTCAAGACCCCGTTCTTTTAG
- a CDS encoding DUF6266 family protein translates to MASIDNLFNLRGRVGNVVFCERKGKSYVRAQPMVVHNPKTRKQQAVRSRFRTAVRFYQRIPEVAIRAVLNISAGGVTTNGYALFMKLNLKVFKANGRVGDFSQMRFTVGSRQKAYDLAGRVDTSDGVELSWQNDENVGLEEMEDRLRVIVIYGDREFMPRCVADLVATRKEGRAEFRLDREKGVKAHLYCFFASPDGATFSNSQYICL, encoded by the coding sequence ATGGCATCAATTGACAATTTATTCAATTTGAGAGGACGAGTCGGAAATGTCGTTTTCTGCGAGCGGAAAGGAAAGTCTTACGTGCGGGCTCAACCGATGGTCGTGCATAACCCGAAGACCCGCAAGCAACAGGCGGTGAGATCAAGGTTTCGAACGGCAGTCCGGTTTTATCAAAGGATCCCAGAGGTGGCAATTCGTGCGGTGCTGAATATTTCAGCGGGAGGTGTCACTACTAACGGGTATGCTTTATTCATGAAGTTGAATTTGAAGGTGTTCAAGGCAAACGGGAGAGTCGGGGATTTTTCTCAGATGCGTTTTACCGTGGGAAGTCGACAAAAGGCTTATGATTTGGCAGGAAGGGTGGATACGAGTGATGGAGTGGAGTTGAGTTGGCAGAATGATGAGAACGTGGGATTGGAAGAGATGGAAGATCGGTTACGGGTGATCGTGATTTACGGGGATCGGGAGTTTATGCCGAGGTGTGTGGCGGATTTGGTGGCAACACGGAAAGAAGGACGAGCCGAGTTTCGGTTGGACCGGGAGAAGGGCGTGAAAGCTCATTTGTATTGCTTTTTTGCCTCTCCGGATGGAGCGACGTTCTCGAATTCTCAATACATCTGTTTATGA
- a CDS encoding adenylyltransferase/cytidyltransferase family protein, whose protein sequence is MNGKKYNVGYTTGVFDMFHIGHLNILRRAKEQCSKLIVGVSTDELVRSYKQKVPVIPFEERFAIVAACRYVDEVVSQEDRDKIAAFHRIGFDVMFVGDDWKGKPLFVDVERYLNEHGVEVVYFPYTQGTSSTILREKILRER, encoded by the coding sequence ATGAATGGTAAAAAGTATAATGTCGGATATACGACTGGAGTGTTCGATATGTTTCATATTGGACATCTCAATATATTGCGGCGAGCTAAGGAACAATGTAGTAAATTGATTGTCGGCGTGAGTACGGATGAGTTGGTGCGATCGTACAAACAAAAGGTTCCAGTAATTCCTTTTGAAGAACGTTTTGCAATCGTTGCAGCCTGCCGTTATGTAGATGAAGTGGTTTCTCAAGAGGATCGAGACAAGATTGCAGCATTTCATCGCATAGGGTTTGATGTAATGTTTGTGGGTGATGATTGGAAAGGGAAACCGCTTTTTGTGGATGTGGAGAGATATCTCAACGAGCATGGAGTTGAAGTTGTGTATTTTCCGTACACACAAGGGACTTCATCTACTATTTTACGAGAAAAAATTTTGAGAGAGAGATGA
- a CDS encoding ATP-binding protein yields the protein MKFYNRTLELEELNRIQKLSFEENSRLTVVTGRRRIGKTSLITKALKNQITVYLFVSRKSEGILCKNFAATIESSLGEKIAGELNDFNSIFLYLMQLGTRKSFNLVIDEFQEFYKVNPSIYSDMQNIWDAYRKQSHVNLIVCGSIYSLMHKIFFDKEEPLFGRADNIIKLSTFSIEVLKQIMQDYSPKYHNDDLLALYAFTGGVPKYVELFCDNHALTKDQMIEFMIRDNSPFIEEGSFLLIEEFGKNFGIYFSVLSAISSGFNTQSQIEQLIGVSSVGGYLIKLTEDYNLIHKQRPVMAKPNSLTVRYTIEDNFLRFWFKYIDKNRSIIELKNYVGLREIIKEDYATYSGLILEKYFIQKLAATHKYREIGSWWTSKSEQNEIDIVAIELKGKKALVAEVKRQKKNFKPQLLAEKVQHLANKTLPHYSIETTCYTLDDM from the coding sequence ATGAAATTTTACAATCGCACACTCGAACTAGAAGAATTAAATAGAATCCAAAAACTTTCATTTGAAGAAAACTCACGATTAACCGTGGTCACAGGACGTAGGCGCATCGGAAAAACCAGCCTAATCACAAAAGCCTTAAAGAATCAGATCACAGTATACCTGTTCGTATCACGAAAAAGTGAAGGCATTTTATGTAAAAACTTCGCGGCCACCATCGAAAGCTCCCTAGGAGAAAAAATTGCAGGAGAACTTAACGATTTCAATTCCATTTTCCTATACCTCATGCAACTAGGTACGAGAAAATCTTTCAACCTCGTCATTGATGAATTTCAAGAATTCTATAAAGTAAATCCATCTATATATAGTGACATGCAAAACATTTGGGATGCCTATCGTAAACAATCTCACGTGAACTTAATTGTTTGTGGTTCCATCTATTCTCTAATGCACAAAATATTCTTCGACAAAGAAGAACCGCTATTTGGCAGAGCCGATAACATCATCAAATTATCAACTTTCAGTATTGAAGTATTAAAACAAATCATGCAAGATTACTCTCCAAAATATCACAACGATGATTTATTAGCACTTTACGCATTCACAGGAGGCGTTCCTAAATATGTCGAACTCTTCTGTGACAATCATGCATTAACAAAAGATCAAATGATAGAATTCATGATCAGGGATAATTCTCCATTTATAGAAGAAGGAAGTTTCTTATTAATTGAAGAATTTGGGAAAAATTTCGGGATTTACTTTTCTGTCTTATCTGCAATATCCTCAGGCTTTAACACTCAATCACAAATAGAACAACTAATTGGGGTGTCCAGCGTTGGCGGGTATCTAATTAAACTGACAGAAGACTATAACTTGATACATAAACAACGCCCTGTCATGGCAAAACCGAATTCCTTAACCGTAAGATATACCATTGAAGATAATTTTTTACGCTTTTGGTTCAAATATATTGACAAAAACAGATCCATCATTGAACTAAAAAATTACGTCGGTCTACGTGAAATAATCAAAGAAGATTACGCCACTTATTCCGGGCTGATCCTTGAAAAATACTTCATTCAAAAATTAGCTGCCACCCATAAGTACCGAGAAATTGGTTCTTGGTGGACCTCAAAATCAGAACAAAATGAAATAGATATTGTTGCTATTGAACTAAAAGGGAAAAAAGCACTTGTCGCTGAAGTCAAAAGACAAAAGAAAAATTTCAAACCACAACTGCTAGCCGAGAAAGTACAACATTTAGCAAACAAAACCTTACCCCACTATTCAATTGAAACAACTTGCTATACGCTAGATGACATGTAA
- a CDS encoding STAS domain-containing protein, with translation MILKVTEQNGITIVEFVDVTRFTLASADEVKTELRPLLNNKDCRMLFDFHDIEFVDSSAIGCIIALFKTAKSVGSNLKLCNLTPEVLKIFELLHLQVIFDITGTRESCMADYVK, from the coding sequence ATGATTCTAAAAGTAACAGAACAAAATGGTATCACCATTGTCGAATTCGTAGACGTGACTCGTTTCACGTTAGCGTCGGCTGACGAAGTGAAAACGGAACTCAGACCTTTGTTAAATAATAAAGATTGTCGAATGCTCTTCGACTTTCACGACATTGAATTTGTAGATAGTAGTGCCATCGGTTGCATCATCGCCCTTTTCAAAACAGCGAAAAGCGTCGGCTCCAACCTAAAACTTTGCAACCTCACGCCGGAAGTGTTGAAAATATTTGAGCTCTTGCACCTGCAAGTGATCTTCGATATCACCGGAACTCGTGAAAGCTGCATGGCAGACTACGTAAAATAA
- a CDS encoding glycosyltransferase family 2 protein, protein MISFIIPCFNVQETIEETVVSITRETDLFCEIILVNDGSSDATLEVLQKISFGHSNVKVVNKTNGGVSSARNLGLHFATQEYVCFLDGDDTMDNSFFEKVTSYLYQNRDIIMYGFDKENKDLSKRSYKVYYSKNYILDYLLGKMYIHISSLLLKRSMLLRNHVVFDEDIYYSEDREFIVKCLRCSTSLAIVPNILFHYKFRSTSAMNVAKFTMKRMTSIVAMERVLNMFASNSLEAKAALLQLQLTIILVLKKYLHFGQKDKNIENVFDKYFQYLNKISLLKMNKYSMFVLLLIFVRKFSDKLFFFVLKKYK, encoded by the coding sequence ATGATTAGTTTTATTATTCCATGTTTCAATGTGCAAGAAACAATAGAAGAAACCGTTGTTTCTATTACACGAGAAACTGATTTGTTTTGTGAGATTATATTGGTTAATGATGGTTCTTCAGATGCGACTTTAGAAGTTCTTCAGAAGATTTCATTTGGGCATTCTAATGTAAAGGTAGTGAATAAGACGAATGGAGGCGTTTCTTCTGCTCGTAATTTAGGTTTACATTTTGCTACTCAAGAATATGTCTGTTTTCTTGATGGGGATGATACTATGGATAATTCGTTTTTTGAAAAGGTAACAAGTTATTTGTACCAAAATAGGGATATTATCATGTATGGTTTTGATAAAGAAAATAAGGATTTGTCAAAAAGAAGTTATAAAGTTTATTACTCTAAAAATTACATATTAGATTATTTATTGGGGAAAATGTACATTCATATATCTTCTTTACTTTTGAAAAGAAGTATGTTATTACGTAATCATGTTGTTTTTGATGAGGATATATATTATTCTGAAGATAGAGAATTTATTGTAAAGTGTTTACGATGTTCAACGTCATTGGCAATTGTGCCTAATATCTTATTCCATTATAAATTTCGATCTACTTCTGCAATGAATGTAGCTAAATTTACAATGAAACGTATGACTTCAATAGTGGCAATGGAAAGAGTGTTGAATATGTTCGCTTCAAATTCTCTTGAAGCAAAGGCTGCACTACTTCAATTGCAATTAACAATAATATTAGTGCTAAAAAAGTATTTACATTTTGGACAAAAGGATAAAAATATTGAAAATGTTTTTGATAAATACTTTCAGTATTTGAATAAAATAAGTTTATTGAAAATGAATAAATACTCAATGTTTGTATTGTTGTTGATATTTGTTCGAAAATTTTCAGACAAACTATTCTTCTTTGTGCTAAAAAAATATAAGTAA
- a CDS encoding DegT/DnrJ/EryC1/StrS family aminotransferase: protein MLERIWLSLAHMSGREQGFIQEAFDTNWVVPLGPNVNAFEQSLRDFLIGNKGEQIENEGLRVVALSAGTAALHLGLILLGIQPGDEVICQSFTFAASANPIAYLEATPVFVDSEKETWNMDPVLLEEAIKDRLEKTGRLPKAIIPVHLYGMPVKIDEVMEVANRYGIPVLEDSAEALGSEYKGRKCGTFGEYGVLSFNGNKMITTSGGGALICPSEEKAKRALFYATQAREQAPHYQHEKIGYNYRMSNICAGIGRGQMFVLDEHVARRREIHDLYVKLLAGMKGVKVMCQPEGEGFNSNYWLTCITVEPEEAGFTREDVRLALDADNIESRPLWKPMHLQPVFKDAPFYGNGTSERLFEIGLCLPSGPTLTDKDVERVAKVVKQLSNL, encoded by the coding sequence ATGTTAGAAAGGATATGGCTTTCTCTTGCTCATATGAGTGGGCGGGAGCAAGGATTTATACAAGAGGCATTTGACACGAATTGGGTGGTTCCACTGGGACCCAATGTTAATGCTTTTGAGCAATCTTTACGGGATTTTTTAATTGGAAATAAAGGAGAGCAAATAGAAAATGAAGGGCTGCGGGTGGTGGCATTGAGCGCAGGGACTGCGGCATTGCATTTGGGGTTGATATTGCTAGGGATACAGCCGGGAGACGAGGTGATTTGCCAGTCATTTACTTTTGCGGCATCAGCGAATCCGATTGCTTATTTGGAGGCAACCCCGGTTTTCGTGGATAGTGAGAAAGAGACGTGGAATATGGATCCGGTGTTGTTGGAGGAGGCGATCAAGGATCGGTTGGAGAAGACGGGGAGGCTGCCGAAGGCGATTATTCCGGTGCATTTGTACGGGATGCCTGTGAAGATAGACGAGGTGATGGAGGTGGCGAATCGTTACGGGATTCCGGTGCTGGAGGATTCGGCGGAGGCCTTGGGGTCGGAATACAAGGGACGGAAATGTGGTACGTTCGGGGAGTACGGGGTATTGTCATTTAACGGGAACAAAATGATCACGACGTCGGGAGGTGGAGCTTTGATATGTCCTAGCGAGGAAAAAGCGAAAAGAGCTTTGTTTTATGCGACGCAAGCGAGAGAACAGGCTCCGCATTATCAGCACGAGAAGATCGGTTATAATTACCGGATGAGTAATATTTGTGCGGGAATCGGAAGAGGACAGATGTTCGTGTTGGATGAACACGTTGCCCGGAGACGGGAGATTCATGACTTGTACGTGAAGTTGCTGGCCGGGATGAAAGGGGTGAAAGTGATGTGCCAGCCGGAAGGGGAAGGTTTTAATTCGAATTACTGGTTGACGTGTATCACGGTGGAACCGGAAGAGGCCGGATTCACGAGAGAAGATGTCAGGTTAGCCTTGGATGCGGATAATATAGAGAGCCGTCCGTTGTGGAAACCGATGCACTTGCAGCCGGTGTTCAAGGATGCACCATTCTATGGTAACGGGACAAGTGAACGGTTGTTCGAGATAGGATTGTGCTTGCCGTCGGGGCCGACATTGACGGATAAAGATGTGGAGAGAGTGGCGAAAGTTGTGAAACAACTTTCTAATTTATGA
- a CDS encoding 3TM-type holin gives MTLRVDPVTNVVDAVSRFVDRLTLPAREKKQLETDLQKLIQEIERDLVQARASIVVEETRGNWLQRSWRPLVMLTFATIVLVGTFINVPILSDTSRFGDLLEIGLGGYVVGRSGEKIMQAFARKPR, from the coding sequence ATGACGTTGCGAGTAGATCCGGTGACGAATGTGGTCGATGCGGTTAGCCGGTTTGTGGATCGGCTGACTCTCCCCGCGAGGGAAAAGAAACAGTTGGAAACTGACTTGCAAAAGTTGATACAAGAGATAGAACGGGATTTGGTGCAGGCTCGTGCGAGTATCGTGGTGGAGGAGACGAGGGGAAATTGGTTGCAGCGTTCTTGGCGACCTTTGGTGATGCTGACTTTTGCCACGATTGTTTTGGTCGGGACATTTATAAATGTACCGATACTTTCAGATACTTCTCGTTTTGGGGATTTGCTGGAGATCGGGTTGGGCGGGTACGTGGTGGGGAGAAGCGGGGAAAAAATCATGCAGGCATTCGCACGAAAGCCACGCTAA
- a CDS encoding phosphorylcholine transferase LicD yields the protein MKNLMSSHEDTWGFLRLQNCILNIAQYIDEFCSRYGISYYLMGGSALGAVRHKGFIPWDDDLDIFMRPNDYKRFRELFSKEGDHEMYYLQEWGNRVGLASFAKLRLNYSTYIEPDLEKYDIHKGVYVDIFILHTCPDNVISRYNQYFWAKYLVFKSLATRGYKRRGRAVCIMLKILNLFPKRFLVDFALQQIYKYEKQPSQYLCHFLGRAWMKNALYCRAYFEKMRRVNFEQIQLCVPGEVEAYLRDRWGNFMQSPSLEEIKYYQHSSEWSDMYPFKGYRKNGKYADEKYLIT from the coding sequence ATGAAAAATTTAATGTCTTCCCATGAAGATACATGGGGATTCTTGCGATTACAGAATTGTATTCTGAATATTGCGCAATATATTGATGAATTTTGTTCGAGGTATGGGATTTCTTATTACTTAATGGGAGGAAGTGCGTTAGGGGCTGTTAGACATAAGGGCTTTATACCTTGGGATGATGATTTGGATATCTTCATGCGTCCAAATGATTACAAACGTTTTAGAGAATTGTTCTCGAAAGAGGGTGATCATGAGATGTATTACTTGCAAGAATGGGGTAATCGTGTGGGGTTGGCGTCTTTCGCAAAACTGCGATTGAATTATTCGACATATATAGAACCTGATCTTGAAAAATATGATATTCATAAAGGAGTATATGTTGATATTTTTATTTTGCATACGTGTCCGGATAATGTGATTAGTCGATATAATCAATACTTCTGGGCGAAATATCTCGTGTTTAAAAGTTTGGCAACAAGAGGGTATAAACGTCGAGGGCGGGCAGTATGTATAATGTTGAAAATATTGAATTTATTTCCTAAACGTTTTCTAGTTGATTTCGCTTTGCAGCAAATTTATAAATATGAAAAACAGCCCTCGCAATATTTGTGTCATTTTCTTGGGCGAGCATGGATGAAAAATGCGTTATATTGTCGAGCATATTTTGAAAAGATGAGGCGCGTGAATTTTGAGCAAATACAGTTGTGTGTTCCAGGAGAAGTTGAAGCCTATTTGAGAGATCGTTGGGGAAATTTTATGCAAAGCCCGTCATTAGAAGAGATTAAGTATTATCAACATAGTTCTGAGTGGAGTGATATGTATCCCTTTAAGGGGTATCGCAAGAATGGTAAATATGCTGATGAAAAATATCTTATCACTTAA